From Canis aureus isolate CA01 chromosome 7, VMU_Caureus_v.1.0, whole genome shotgun sequence, a single genomic window includes:
- the CNPY3 gene encoding protein canopy homolog 3, giving the protein MEPLAEPAPRPGPRCLLLLSLLLLLLQLLPAPELGPSQAQAEETDWVRLPSKCEVCKYVAVELKSAFEETSKTKEVIDTGYGILDRKASGVKYTKSDLRLIEVTETICKRLLDYSLHKERTGSNRFAKGMSETFETLHNLVHKGVKVVMDIPYELWNETSAEVADLKKQCDVLVEEFEEVIEDWYRNHQEEDLTQFLCANHVLKGKDTSCLAEQWSGKKGDTAALGGKKSKKKSSRVKASGSSSKQRKELGGLEEDPSPDEDEGIQKASPLTHSPPDEL; this is encoded by the exons ATGGAGCCGTTGGCTGAGCCCGcaccccggcccgggccccgttgtcttctgcttctctccctgttactgttgctgctgcagctgctgccgGCCCCGGAGCTGGGCCCGAGCCAGGCGCAAGCGGAGGAGACCGACTGGGTTCGACTCCCCAGCAAATGCGAAG TGTGTAAATATGTCGCCGTGGAACTGAAGTCAGCTTTTGAGGAAACCAGCAAGACAAAGGAGGTGATTGACACAGGCTATGGCATCCTGGATCGGAAAGCTTCTGGAGTCAAATACACCAAGTC GGACTTACGGTTAATCGAAGTCACAGAGACCATATGCAAGAGGCTCCTGGACTATAGCCTGCACAAGGAGAGGACCGGCAGCAACCGGTTTGCCAAG GGCATGTCAGAGACCTTTGAGACCCTGCACAACCTGGTCCACAAAGGGGTTAAGGTGGTGATGGATATCCCCTACGAGCTATGGAACGAGACCTCTGCGGAGGTGGCTGACCTCAAGAAGCAG TGCGACGTGCTGGTGGAAGAGTTTGAGGAGGTGATCGAGGACTGGTACAGGAACCACCAAGAGGAAGACTTGACTCAGTTCCTCTGTGCCAATCACGTGCTGAAGGGCAAGGACACCA GTTGCCTGGCAGAGCAGTGGTCTGGCAAGAAGGGGGACACAGCTGCCCTGGGAGGGAAGAAGTCTAAAAAGAAGAGCAGCCGGGTTAAGGCATCGGGCAGCAGCAGCAAACAGAGGAAGGAGCTAGGTGGCCTCGAGGAAGACCCCAGCCCTGATGAGGATGAGGGCATCCAGAAGGCATCCCCTCTCACACACAGCCCCCCGGATGAGCTTTGA
- the PTCRA gene encoding pre T-cell antigen receptor alpha gives MARTWLLLLLPALGCPALPTDLISFPSSPAVTTLLRLAQQGVGGTPFPSLAPPITLLVDGKQQTLVVCLVLDVAPPGLESPIWFSAGNGSSLDAFTYGPSPEADGTWTSLAQLSLPSEELAAWENLVCHTGPEAGDQSQSTQPLQLSGGASSARTCLWERVTGTQGQALRLGALRLLLFKLLLLDVLLTCSRLRGLPSARGGTPGSPRPSGPAGAPPSPAASARRRALSPRRLHWPQLGARPEPRSPGWEEGRLSTHRAWAWCS, from the exons ATGGCCAGGACttggctgctgctgcttctcccggCCCTCGGGTGTCCAGCCCTGCCCACGG ATcttatttccttcccttcctccccagcgGTAACCACCCTCCTGAGGCTGGCACAACAAG GTGTGGGCGGCAcacccttcccctctctggcccCACCAATCACGCTGCTGGTGGATGGGAAGCAACAGACGCTGGTGGTCTGTTTGGTCCTCGATGTTGCACCCCCTGGTCTTGAGAGCCCCATCTGGTTCTCAGCTGGCAATGGCAGCTCACTGGACGCCTTCACCTACGGCCCTTCCCCAGAGGCTGACGGCACCTGGACTAGCTTGGCTCAGCTCTCTCTGCCCTCCGAGGAGCTGGCAGCCTGGGAAAACTTGGTCTGCCACACTGGGCCTGAGGCTGGCGACCAGAGCCAGAGCACACAGCCCCTGCAGCTGTCAG GAGGGGCTTCCTCAGCCAGGACTTGCCTCTGGGAGCGTGTCACAG GGACTCAGGGCCAGGCGCTGCGGCTTGGGGCGCTGCGCCTACTGCTCTTCAAGCTGCTACTGTTGGACGTGCTCCTGACCTGCAGCCGCCTCCGCGGCCTGCCCTCCGCGCGGGGGGGGACCCCGGGCTCCCCGCGCCCCAGCGGGCCGGCAGGTGCACCGCCGTCTCCCGCAGCCTCCGCCCGCAGGCGCGCCCTCAGCCCCCGCCGCCTGCACTGGCCGCAGTTGGGGGCGCgcccggagccccggagcccaggctgggaggaggggaggctctCTACCCACCGAGCTTGGGCCTGGTGCTCATGA